The genomic segment AGCGTGGCAGAAGCTACAGGCGCTGTCGAAATGCCCCGCGCCGAGGGCGACGAGATCGGGGTCGGACAGGTCGGGCACCTGTTCGGCGTCAGGGGCGCGGAGTTTGACCGACTGGCGATAGGCGGTGTGCAGCACCCAGGACACGCCCGGAATATGGCCCGCGCGGGCAGAGACGTTGAACAGCCCCAGCCCCACGATGGTCACCGCGCCGACAGCCCCCAGCAGGGCCAGAACGATCAGGGTTTTGATCACAGTTCTCATTGCGTTTGCTCCGTTACGTTTGGGGTGCGTGGTCGGTGCTGCGCAGGTCACGGCCCACCAGCCACAATCCGGCGATCAGATAGACCGGTGTGCCGATGCCCAGCATCAGCAGCCCGCCCAGTTGTTGCCCGCCAAGGTCGGCGGCGCGGCCGCAAATCTCGGCAAAGACATCGCGGGGGGCGAGGATCAGCAGCGCCCCCAGTAGGGTCATATGCATCGAGGTCAGCAGCAGCGATCCGGCCCCTGCCAGCCCGTTGTGCGCGCGCAGGGCGCTGACCCAGACCAGCAGTCCGACGATCAGGAAACTGCCCTGTTCCAGCGCAAAGCCCGCGGGCAGCAGATAGGCCATCCCGTGCAGTTGCGGCAGGTGCCATGCCCAGACCACCATGAATTCAAGCACCGTCGCGATCAGCGGAGAGATCAGCAGCCAGCGCAGCCGGTCGCCCAGTCCGAAGGCGAGCAGCGGTGCGACCACGGCGACCAGCCCCATATGGCGCAGCATATGGACGGGGAAGGCGGCGCCGGTCAGCCGTTCCAGCGGCACCAGCCAGAGCAGGCCAAGCAGGACAAACCCTAGATATGTCGCGGCGCGGGTCATGCGCAGCTGGCGATCAGGAGCACGGGGAGCGAGACATAGATCACCCCGACCGCCGAGATCAGCGACAGCAGGAAGGCCGCGTGGCCCATGAACTGGTGGCGGTCCTCGTTGTTGCCCGCGTCGTTTTCCCATTCGCGGTCGCGCACCACATCCCATTGCCGCCACGCGCCCCAGCCCAGCCAGACGATCGCCGCCAGAACGCCTATGGTCAGCAGCCCGATGCCGAGGCGAAGGGTGGTAAGGTAATCCACGCCGAGGATGTGATCGGCGCAGAATACGGTTGTGGCACCGTAGCAGATCACGAAATGCAGCGCCCAAAGCGTGGGGCTGAGGGCGAGCCGCCAGAGGCTGTCTTGTTCCTCGTGGAATTCCTCTTGCTCTTCTTCGGTGGAGATCTGGTTCATGCCAGCAACCTTGGGGCCACGCCCAGAATAAAGCCGGTGACCAGCGCGGTCAGCACCATGAAGTGCCAGAACAGCGTGACGTTGCACAGATCGGCGTCATATTGCGGGGTCACCTTGCCAAAGATCGACCCTGCCAGCGCGTAAAGCTGCATGATGACCCCCAGCAGGGAATGGGCCACCAGCCAGACCATCAGCGCCCACATGGTCGCGGGGTAGACATGGGTTGTGGGCTCAAGGTCGAGGACCGACAGGATGATCAGCCCCGCCCCGCCGACGGTGCAGGTCGCGGCCAGTGCCAATGCGAGGCGTGCCAGCGTGATATGGCTGCGTTTATTGACCTCGCGTGCGAGCACGGTCGCGGCCCATGAGACGACAAACAGCGTAACCCCGAGCGCGACGGCGGCGCCCGTCGCGTGGTCCGCTCCGATGGTGATAAAGTCCGGGCGCGCGGTCCAGTAGAAGAAGAACCCGAAGACGAGGCTGGCGAAGGCGGTGCTGTCGCCCAGCATCGTGATCCAGACCGCCCACCACCCGACAGAGGTCGGCCCCGAGGCGTAGGTCGGCAGGCTGAGGCCAAGACCCACGTCCTTACGCTCCTGATCCGGCACCTGTGCCGTGCTGGTCCAGAGCCAGTAGAGCACGCAGACAATGGCGAAGGCGCCGCAGACGATGGCGGGTTCGTAGATGTGGAAGGTGGGGAAGATGAACGCGCCGCCGGTAAAGAACGCGGCGAGCATGGTGATCCACGCGGGGCCGGTGACGCGCTGCACCATCAGCGGTTTCGCGTCGATGACCGAGGTGATCAGCGTCTCGCGTTTGCCCTCGGGGGCGTCGGGCAGATAGTAGCGGCCCGCGTCCATACGCTCGACCAGTTTGGGCTGGTCCCACAGCGGATAGCGCGAGGTGATATAGGGCACCGAACGGTTGCCCCATGCCTCTTCGGGCACATCATGGGCCCATTCCAGCGTGCCGCCGCCCCAAGGGTTGCGCTTGATCTGGCCTTGGTACGCTTTGGGCCGCAGCAGATCGTAGACGAAGACGGCAAAGCCTGCGGCGGTGATATAGGCCCCGACGGTGGACATCATATTGAGCCAGTCCCAGCCCGCGCTGCCCGGGTAGGTGAAGATCCGGCGCGGCATCCCCTTGAGCCCCGTCAGATGCATCGGCAGGAAGGTGACGTTGAAGCCCACAAAGATCAGCCAGAAGGCCCAACGGCCAAGGGTTTCGGACAGAAGCTTTTTGCGGAAGAAGGGGAAGAAATAATAGACCCCCGCCATGACCGGAAAGACCATGCCGCCAAACAGCGTGTAATGCAGGTGGGCCACGACGAAGTAGCTGTCATGGGCCTGCCAGTTGAAGGGCACGATGGCCAGCATCACCCCTGTCAGACCGCCCGCCACAAAGATCGCCAGCGCCCCCGCGATCCAGAGCATCGGCAGGGTCATCTTGACCCGTCCCACCATCAGCGTCGCGACAAAGGCGAAAAGCTGGATGCCGGTGGGGATCACCACGGCCTCGGACGCGGCAGAGAAGAACCCCAGACTGATCTGGGGCAGGCCGGTGGTGAACATGTGATGCACCCACAGCCCGAAGGACAAGAACCCCGTGCCGACCGCACTGAGCACGATCCACGAATAGCCCACGATGGGCGTGCGTGCGACGGTGGGCACGATCATCGCGGCGATCGCGATAGAGGGCAGGAAGATGATGTAGACCTCCGGATGGCCGAAAATCCAGAACAGATGCTGCCAGAGCATCGGGTCGCCACCCCGGACGGGATCGAAGAACGGCCAATCGAAGGAGCGTTCGAGTTCGAACAGGAAATCCCCCGCGATCAGCGGCGGGAAGGCGAAGAGGATCATGCCGCCTACGACCATCACATACCACGCATAAAGCGGCATGATGTTGACGCGCATCCCCGGCGGGCGGCATTTGAGCGCGCCGACAATCAGCTCGACCGCCGCGGCGATGGAGGCGACCTCGATAAACGAGAGGCCCAAAAGCCAGACATCGGGGCCGATGCCTTCTTCCTTGGTGGCGAGCGGGGGGTACATGAACCAGCCCGCCTTGGGGCCGGAATCGAACAGGATGGACGCGAAGACAAAGATGCCGCCGATCAGGAAGCACCAGTAGCCATAGGCGCTGAGCCGCGGGAACGGCATGTCGCGCGCGCCCAGCATACCGGGCAGCAGCAGGATCGAGATCGCCTCGAACATGGGCACGGCAAAGAGGAACATCATCGCCGAGCCGTGCATGGTGAAGAACTGGTTATAGCGGTCGGCGTCGAGGAAATCATTCTCGGGCACGGCAAGCTGGGTGCGCATGAGCACCGCCAGAATACCGGCGCAGAGCATGAAAAAGAACGCGGTCATCGTGTACCAGATGCCGACCTCGGTGTTGTTCACCGCCGACCAGTAGCGCCAGCCTTGCGGCGTTTTCCAAGCCGCACGCAGGCGTTTTTTCTGCGCCTCTTGAACCTCCTGCGGGACGGGTTCGGCGAGCATATCCTCGGTCGGGGGGTAGGTGCCTTCGGGTTGCAGCACATCGGGGTATCTGCGGGTCATTCCAGCCCCCCCAGATAGGCGGCGAGCGCCGCGAGGTCGTCGTCGGACAGGAAGTCATAGGTGGGCATATTGACCTCGGGTTTGATCGTGTCGGTGTGGCCGATCCATGTGGCGATGGCCTGCGCGTTCAGGGGCAGGGTGCCCGCGGCAAGCGAGTGGCGATTTGCCAGATGGGTCAGGTCGGGGCCGGTCTTGCCGATGGCTTTGGTGCCACGAATGCTGTGGCAGGCGCCGCAGCCTTCCTCAAGGAACAGGGTTGCGCCGGCTTTGGCCAGCGCGCCTTGGGGTGGCTTGGCATCGCGCGCCTCGGCGCTCAGCCATTGGTCGAATTCATCGGGTGGCATCACCACGGTTTCAAAGGCCATCAGCGCATGGGAGGCGCCGCAGAATTCGGCGCATTGGCCCCGGTAGATGCCGGGATCGGTGGGCGCGAGGGTCATGCGGGTTTCACGCCCCGGGAACATATCGGTCTTGCCGCCAAGGGCCGGCACCCAGAAGGAGTGGATCACCCGATGGGCGTTCAGCACAAGCTCGGTCCGGGCACCGGCGGGCAGGCGGAGTTCATTCGCCGAGACGATTGTTCTCGTCTCCCCCTGCTGTTGGTATTCGACGCGCCACCACCATTGTTCGGCGGTGACGCGCACGACCAGCCCGTCCCCTTCGGCGCGGGTCGGTCCCATCAGCGGCAGGGAATACATCAGCAGCCCCCCCAGCAGGACCACGGGAAAGAGGATGCCCCCGCCGACGATCAGCATCTCGGCGGGGCGGCGGCGCATGGCACAGGGGTTGATGCGTGTGACATAGACAAACAGCAGCGCGACAAGCCCCCACAGGATCACCGCGCCGACCAGCATCACCCAAAAGAGGTTCAGCACATCCGACGCGTCCTGACCGGCGGGGGCCAGCACGGATTGACGCCCCTCGCAGCCCGCCAGAAGCAGGGCGGCCGGGGCGATTACACAGATGCGCCAAGGGTGTTGCAAGAGGGCTCCTTTCACTCTGACAATTTGTCCATGTCCGAGGCAAGCGGGTCTTGCCCCTTTGATTTCATGTAGAATACGGTCGCACCCCAGAGCACGACACCCAAGCCGATCAGCACCGCGGCGATGAGGTATTGCACGCTGTCGCGCCCCGTCCACGGGCCGACGAAAAAGGCGCAGGATATCGCGCCGATATAGGGCAGGCCGAGGGGGCTGGTGAAATGGTCGTGGTCCACCGTATCGCTGCGCAGCACCAGCACGGCGATATTGACCAGCGTGAACACCGCAAGCAGCAGCAGCGCGGTGGTGCCCCCCAGATCAGGCACCGCGCCGACAAAGGTGATCAGCGCGATCGCCAGCCCGGTGGTAAAGACAATGGCCGTATAGGGCGTGCGCCGTTTGGGCAGCACCTTGCCCAGAATGGAGGGCAGCACTTTTTCCTGCGCCATCCCGTACAGCAGGCGGCTGGCCATCAGCATGTTAATCAGCGCGGAGTTCGCCACGGCGCACATGGTGATGATGCCGAAGACGCTGAGCGGGAACCAGGGCGCGCCGGCTTCGACGACCTTGAGCAGGGGGGTGGCCCCTTCGCCCAAGGCCTTTGCGTCGACAAGGGCAATGGCGGTGATCGACACCAGCAGATAGATCACGC from the Sulfitobacter pontiacus genome contains:
- a CDS encoding cytochrome c oxidase assembly protein; translated protein: MTRAATYLGFVLLGLLWLVPLERLTGAAFPVHMLRHMGLVAVVAPLLAFGLGDRLRWLLISPLIATVLEFMVVWAWHLPQLHGMAYLLPAGFALEQGSFLIVGLLVWVSALRAHNGLAGAGSLLLTSMHMTLLGALLILAPRDVFAEICGRAADLGGQQLGGLLMLGIGTPVYLIAGLWLVGRDLRSTDHAPQT
- the ctaD gene encoding cytochrome c oxidase subunit I, encoding MTRRYPDVLQPEGTYPPTEDMLAEPVPQEVQEAQKKRLRAAWKTPQGWRYWSAVNNTEVGIWYTMTAFFFMLCAGILAVLMRTQLAVPENDFLDADRYNQFFTMHGSAMMFLFAVPMFEAISILLLPGMLGARDMPFPRLSAYGYWCFLIGGIFVFASILFDSGPKAGWFMYPPLATKEEGIGPDVWLLGLSFIEVASIAAAVELIVGALKCRPPGMRVNIMPLYAWYVMVVGGMILFAFPPLIAGDFLFELERSFDWPFFDPVRGGDPMLWQHLFWIFGHPEVYIIFLPSIAIAAMIVPTVARTPIVGYSWIVLSAVGTGFLSFGLWVHHMFTTGLPQISLGFFSAASEAVVIPTGIQLFAFVATLMVGRVKMTLPMLWIAGALAIFVAGGLTGVMLAIVPFNWQAHDSYFVVAHLHYTLFGGMVFPVMAGVYYFFPFFRKKLLSETLGRWAFWLIFVGFNVTFLPMHLTGLKGMPRRIFTYPGSAGWDWLNMMSTVGAYITAAGFAVFVYDLLRPKAYQGQIKRNPWGGGTLEWAHDVPEEAWGNRSVPYITSRYPLWDQPKLVERMDAGRYYLPDAPEGKRETLITSVIDAKPLMVQRVTGPAWITMLAAFFTGGAFIFPTFHIYEPAIVCGAFAIVCVLYWLWTSTAQVPDQERKDVGLGLSLPTYASGPTSVGWWAVWITMLGDSTAFASLVFGFFFYWTARPDFITIGADHATGAAVALGVTLFVVSWAATVLAREVNKRSHITLARLALALAATCTVGGAGLIILSVLDLEPTTHVYPATMWALMVWLVAHSLLGVIMQLYALAGSIFGKVTPQYDADLCNVTLFWHFMVLTALVTGFILGVAPRLLA
- a CDS encoding cytochrome c oxidase subunit II, translated to MQHPWRICVIAPAALLLAGCEGRQSVLAPAGQDASDVLNLFWVMLVGAVILWGLVALLFVYVTRINPCAMRRRPAEMLIVGGGILFPVVLLGGLLMYSLPLMGPTRAEGDGLVVRVTAEQWWWRVEYQQQGETRTIVSANELRLPAGARTELVLNAHRVIHSFWVPALGGKTDMFPGRETRMTLAPTDPGIYRGQCAEFCGASHALMAFETVVMPPDEFDQWLSAEARDAKPPQGALAKAGATLFLEEGCGACHSIRGTKAIGKTGPDLTHLANRHSLAAGTLPLNAQAIATWIGHTDTIKPEVNMPTYDFLSDDDLAALAAYLGGLE